ATGGTTGTGTCATCGCACGTAGCAATGAAGCCAAGCAATTGAACATTAAAATGGGAACACCCACATTTGTGATCAAGGATATGATTGCCAGCAAAAGAGTTCACGCCTTCTCTTCTAACTATGCGCTTTACGGAGAGATGAGCGCCCGGGTGATGGAAATCCTGAGCCGGTTCAGTCCAGATTATGAGGTTTATAGTATAGATGAGATTTTTATAAAATTGGAAGGATTCACCTACCACAACTTGAGAGAATATGGTGCAAAAATGATCTCTAAGGTCACAAAAGGAACCGGCATTCCCATAAGCGTAGGCATCGCGCCCACAAAGGCTCTCGCCAAGGTAGCTAATAAAATCGCCAAAAAGTTTATACATAAAACCGGTGGCGTTCATGTAATCGATAGTGAAGAATTGATGGAAAAAGCGCTGCTCTGGACTCAAATTGATGATGTCTGGGGCATCGGTAGGCGCTATGCGGAGAAACTCAAAAAAATAGGTGTCACCACGGCACGGGATTTCACACAACTGCCCGATGCCTACGTTCTGAAAGAGATGACCGTGGTAGGCTTGAGACTCAAGCGCGATCTTTCTGGGAAACCTACGCTCGATCTTGAAGAAATGGCAGATCGTAAAAACATGGCAGTAACCCGATCATTTAAAAATGATATTACTGATTATGCCGCTTTACGCGAAAGAGTAGTCACCTATGTCACTAAACTTGCCGAAAAATTGAGAAAGCAAAACAGCTGCTGCCAAAGCCTGCAGATCTTTATCCACTCAAACCCACATAAGAAAGAGCATAGAAAGTATTACAACAGCGTTACCATCAATCTTCCCTACGCGACTAATTCAACCATCGTTATGACTCAATATACCTTAAAGGGTCTACAAAAGATTTTTTTAAAAGGTATTCTCTATAAAAAAGCGGGAGTCATAGCCTTAGGACTCGCACCTAACGACAGCCGACAGCTCGCTATTTTTAAAGAAGAAACCGCAGAGCACGCTGCTCTATTCAGCTCTGTAGACCATCTGAATAAAAAAAATCATGGGAAAATCAAATTTGCAGGCCAGGACCTTAACTCCACTTGGAAAATGCGGTGCGAGCACTTAAGCAAGCGGTACACGACACGTTTACACGAGATCATCACTATAAGATGCAATCATTAAAAAACCTCGACATTTCTGTCGAGGTTTATAATTAGTTTATAATTATTCTTTAGCAATTACAATTAATGGGTCGTGTTGCTCTCGTATTTGTTTGAATTTTTGGCGTTGTGGTACGGTGAGAATGTCGTTTAACTCGCGACCGTGCTCAATGTAAAGCTGTCGAAGCAGATCATTTTTGTTGGCAGTAGTACGTTTAGATCTCATGACAGCCTCTCTCCTAGCGATGAACTCTGTATACTTATTCCTAAACATCATTTCTTGTTTTGAAGTCAAGCCTAATTCGCCATCAAGCGCCTCGGCCATTTTTACCGCTTCATTTTTTTGTTCTTCTGAAGCTGGCGGTGCTACAATATCTTGCGCACCTACTACTGTTATAAATAATAATGTAATTATGGTTACTAGTTTTTTCATGGTGTTTTATTTTACTAGAAGATAATGATTCAACACCGCTCTTATAATTAATACCACGTTAAACCCACTGGTAAAATTGTTAGATTCTTTTAAACGTTTAAAAATCAAAGGTGTGTTTAATTTTTACGCTTTCGCGAAAGCGTAATTCTCATCAATCCTTTTCCCTTTATCCAATAGCGTGACCTATATTTACAACTAAATAAATAGTTCTTTAAAACCAATTACCATGATTAAAAACATTTTATCGATGATGGTAGCCGCAGGAATCCTTCTTGCTGGATGCTCACCATCACAGAAAACCCAAACAAAAAATGCACCTCCTAGTACAGCAGATGTAAAAAAAGAAGCGGTAAACCTAAGTTCTGACCATGCAATGTCTGAAGGTTTACAGCAGCCCATACCCATGGATCCATCTGTAAAAATGGGTGTGTTAGATAATGGACTGACTTATTACATAAAGAATAATGGTAAACCAGAGGATAAAGTGGAGCTGCGACTTGCAATTAATGCAGGCTCTGTTCTAGAAGATGACGATCAACAAGGTCTTGCCCACTTCATGGAACACATGAACTTTAATGGAACAACTAATTTTAATAAAAATGAGTTGGTTGACTATTTACAGGGAATTGGGGTGAAATTTGGCGCAGATTTGAATGCCTACACCAGTTTTGACGAGACCGTTTATATACTTCCCATACCCAGTGATGACCCTGAAAAGCTGGAGAAAGGATTTCTTATTCTTGAAGACTGGGCGCACGGCGCGTTATTAGAAGAAGATGCGATCAACGATGAGCGCGGTGTAGTACTTGAAGAATCCAGAACAGGAAAAGGTGCTCGTGATAGAATGAACAAGATCACCATTCCAGTACAATTTTATGGTTCTAAGTATGCTGAACGCTTGCCTATAGGAAAAGATTCCATCCTTAAAACATTTAAGCCAGAAGCCATTAAGCGTTTTTACAACGACTGGTACCGTCCAGACTTGATGGCTGTAGTTGCCGTAGGTGATCTGGATGTCGCGACCATGGAGCAAAAAATAAAGGAACATTTCGGTAAAATCAAGCCCGCTGAAAAGCCAAGAAAGCGTCCCGTTATTGAATTGCCTAATCATGACGATACAAAAATTGCCATCGCACAAGATGATGAGGCAACGTTTGCCTCAGTAAGTATTTCTTATAAGGATAGAACCAAATCTTCTCCTACCACTACGGTTGCTGATTTTAGAGACGATTTAGTGAATGGATTATTTTCTTTTATGATCAATAACCGTCTTCAGGAGTTAACACAAAAAGCAGATCCTCCTTTCATTTTTGGTTCTAGCAGCTATGGGGGTACCGTAGCGCGTAATAAAAATGAATACAGTTCTTTTGCCGGTAGCGCTCCGGACGGTCAGCTGAAAGCGCTTGAAGCCTTGCTTACAGAAAATCAACGTGTGAAACTTTATGGCTTTAACAAAGCTGAATTAGAAAGAGCAAAAACGGCTTACAAATCATATTACGAAACCTTTTACAACGATAGGAATAAAAGAGAAAGTTCTAGAATTGTAGGAACTTATGTGCAATCTTATTTCTCTAAAGATGCTACACCTAGCGTTGAATGGACTTATGAAAAAATGAACGAACTCATCCCTGGAATCAGAGTAGAAGAGGTAAATGAAAAAATCACCGAATATATTCATGAAGATAATCGCACCATCGTATTTACAGGACCTACTACAGACAATCCACCTACTGAGAGTCAAGTAATGAAGGTTCTTGAAAAGATTGAGAACGCTACGATTGAGCC
This genomic interval from Nonlabens spongiae contains the following:
- a CDS encoding Y-family DNA polymerase translates to MFALVDCNNFYASCERVFNPALNGKPVVVLSNNDGCVIARSNEAKQLNIKMGTPTFVIKDMIASKRVHAFSSNYALYGEMSARVMEILSRFSPDYEVYSIDEIFIKLEGFTYHNLREYGAKMISKVTKGTGIPISVGIAPTKALAKVANKIAKKFIHKTGGVHVIDSEELMEKALLWTQIDDVWGIGRRYAEKLKKIGVTTARDFTQLPDAYVLKEMTVVGLRLKRDLSGKPTLDLEEMADRKNMAVTRSFKNDITDYAALRERVVTYVTKLAEKLRKQNSCCQSLQIFIHSNPHKKEHRKYYNSVTINLPYATNSTIVMTQYTLKGLQKIFLKGILYKKAGVIALGLAPNDSRQLAIFKEETAEHAALFSSVDHLNKKNHGKIKFAGQDLNSTWKMRCEHLSKRYTTRLHEIITIRCNH
- a CDS encoding M16 family metallopeptidase, giving the protein MIKNILSMMVAAGILLAGCSPSQKTQTKNAPPSTADVKKEAVNLSSDHAMSEGLQQPIPMDPSVKMGVLDNGLTYYIKNNGKPEDKVELRLAINAGSVLEDDDQQGLAHFMEHMNFNGTTNFNKNELVDYLQGIGVKFGADLNAYTSFDETVYILPIPSDDPEKLEKGFLILEDWAHGALLEEDAINDERGVVLEESRTGKGARDRMNKITIPVQFYGSKYAERLPIGKDSILKTFKPEAIKRFYNDWYRPDLMAVVAVGDLDVATMEQKIKEHFGKIKPAEKPRKRPVIELPNHDDTKIAIAQDDEATFASVSISYKDRTKSSPTTTVADFRDDLVNGLFSFMINNRLQELTQKADPPFIFGSSSYGGTVARNKNEYSSFAGSAPDGQLKALEALLTENQRVKLYGFNKAELERAKTAYKSYYETFYNDRNKRESSRIVGTYVQSYFSKDATPSVEWTYEKMNELIPGIRVEEVNEKITEYIHEDNRTIVFTGPTTDNPPTESQVMKVLEKIENATIEPYEDAEIRENLIEEMPTAGSIMNTEKNEALGTTTYTLINGIKVIAKPTDFKNDEILMSAYSYGGTSLYSNEDYKKVIRANGGLTEAGVAGLSQTDMDKYMTGKLVSVYPSIRTNTENFSGSATPKDLETMFQLIHLYFTDLNKDEEAYQSFISKQKSFIGRMMANPNTYFSNEINKERFSDNPRYTGFPTEESYDEADYDRAYELYKERFADASDFNFYFVGNVDLAELERLSKLYLASLPSLNRKEMYQVNDWREKQGTRKKIVRKGTDEKSQVRMSWSYEISEYSAKDDLLVDALGEVLTIKIIETLREKEGGIYSGGARGGLSKMSYPSFYFNISFPCGPENVDKLVAATQAEIEKIKKEGPTEKDLNKVKEGYLLEHKEEIKTNRYWLSTLSNSDMEMRDINQALNFEKTVENMTAKEIQDAAKKYLNKDYFLAILLPEEK